In the genome of Synchiropus splendidus isolate RoL2022-P1 chromosome 13, RoL_Sspl_1.0, whole genome shotgun sequence, the window gtattttgctaTATTTTACCTTAGTTCATTTATGTTTTAAGAGTGTATTTCACTTTGTTATGTCCGATAGATTAGAAAAGTATTGATCTATTTATCTTCACTAAATGTGATTGTTAAATTGTTAAATTTCAGACTACATTAAAATCAATCATTTTAAACCCTGCTAAGATCgctcacagtttttttttttttttttgtaacaggGGCTTACAAACGCTTTCCAGTGTCTGCAGCCAATGACATTCTGAAGGACGTGCTCGCCAACTACCTCCAAGAGGAGAAGTATGAGGTTGAGTGGGCTCGGCAAATGACCAAAACAATCTGCGAGGTATAAATACGTCAACAATGAAGATATGAAAACGTTCTCGTGCATGTTTCCTGATTCTGCAGGTGATACAGTCTCGAGTTAAAGACCTGCTCATCCCGCGATACAAGATTGTCACCCTGGTTCACATTGGGCAGCTGGCTGGGCAGAGCATGCAGATCAACAGCCGCTGTCTCTGGGATGCGTCCAACGACACGTTCGCGTCGCACTCTTTTAAGAACAGCTCCCTGTATGGGGTTGCTACTGTCTATGctgtttattttgaatgaacattcaCACATGTAAGCGTCAAAATACAGCAGATATAATTTAACCGAAACTCCCTTTTATTCAGTTTAAATCATTTACAAAAAACATGTATGACACACTGATCCGCAACAGGAACAGACTAGCACAGCATGAGGAGGTCGCTTTTACGGCAACCTACGTGACAGCACATTGATATTATTGCCTGACTTTGGTCCCGCCAGAAACGGTTCCCCCTGGCTGCCGCGTCTTGTCCACTCAGGTTTGGATCTCTCTTGCCTGTCAGAAGGTATCATGCTTACTGTTGACTGACATTGATTCAAGGTACTCTAAAATTCATCTCACCATCCGACCAAGTCTTCTTGTCCTccatctgcctcctccacctggatCCTCCACACGTGTACACGACCGCTCGCAGAAAAGCTCGGCCGCACAGACGAAGTCCGTTGGGCTCATCCTCCGTCCGGACCTGAGCGACACCCCAGACGCACAGCACCACCACAGACAAGAGCAGGGGTCTCATGATGCTGCTTCCAAAGTCAACAAGACCTTCTGACCCTTCGTGGTGGCCAGGAGCACCTTTTATGCATCATCTCGAGGGATGTCACAAACTCTCAACCTCCGGAAGTGATGCCCACCATTACAGTTAACAATAATCTTAGGACAACAGAACCTGTCTGTTTTGGATTTCTGCATGGGAATCCAGGCCATTAGAGGTTTCACCTAAGATAACATCCTCAAATGTTAAGGGGTTTTATTGTCGTGCTTTTAGCGCCGAGTCAGCTAATGGCTCGTCCTCCTACGATAATCCGAGGTGATGACTCTCTACATAGCAACATAGTGGAGTTTACCACCGTTATCATGGGCATAAATCGGTGATTCAGAGGGGAGACCCCCGCATTTACTGGCACCTTTGTTTACAGATGCGCTGCTTCGTGGAATCAAGCTGCTGATGACAAAACAATGGCCGCCATGTTTCTATTTTGTATTCAGGTTAAGGGCTGTTGAGCTCATCCCACGTATTGATTTCTACTTTTACACGATTTGTGTTCCATGACATCAACAGTGggatggaaaaacacatcaccgATAACACTTTTTGGTCCAAGTTATACTCaagttatattatttatatagttaAGTACCACACTGATGACCAAAATAAGCAAATTTAAATGTGCTTTATGTATTAAAAAGCCTGAGCCTAAAACGtttgaggccatggttctcgaccggaataaggtggtttgctctctctgtgtcggtggagagttctttccacaagtggtggagtttaagtatctcgggg includes:
- the dynlt5 gene encoding dynein light chain Tctex-type 5; protein product: MSDVFKHQRRERKGSKVASEASYGVRGTKTAGRTKDSISTVSNIEELGQPDENAQRAGKLENPYQQGAYKRFPVSAANDILKDVLANYLQEEKYEVEWARQMTKTICEVIQSRVKDLLIPRYKIVTLVHIGQLAGQSMQINSRCLWDASNDTFASHSFKNSSLYGVATVYAVYFE